The following nucleotide sequence is from Callithrix jacchus isolate 240 chromosome 12, calJac240_pri, whole genome shotgun sequence.
aaggcacagtcaaaaaaaaaggaaaaacaaaaacaaccacgACAGCATCTTTCACTTCCTCCGGAGTTTGGCGCATGGTAGGAGTTGAATCAGTGCTCTCTGGAAAGTGTTTCAAAAGAACAACCATGCAAAGGGGCCTCACCAGCGTTCTCCCCAAGATATCTTCATTCTAATCTACGAACATAACAGCGACTGCCATTTATGTATTGTGCTACTGTGTGCACAGCTGTGGGATCTGTGTCTTTTAGGGTAAGATTGTGGGCCCCATTTTacaggaaggaaactgaggctcagagagattggCAGCCCCAACATCAGACACTGATATCCATCTGGCCCCCAAAGGCAGGATTTTAACAGCTAAAAATATGGTCTCAGTTCCACATTAACCAGGCCCACTCCAGGGCCCCTGAACCCCAACTCGAGGCTGCGTGCCCTCAAACCAGGTCCCTCACTCCTTCAGTCTGATGCTTTGGGGCATCTTGCCCAGGAGGCCCACCCCTTTAATCTGTATCATTTGTACTCGTGACTATCTTGTAACTTACACTCCATACACAATCCACATACCCCCCAAGGGGCCTCAGCATAAATGGTGGCGAGGAGAAAAAAGCATTGGCAGGAGGGCAAAGGACGCAGGCCCCTGGACAGCGGGCATGGCAGGAAAATTCAGATCCAAGTTCTTGGCCTGCTAACCGCAGGGGCGCAGTTCCCCCCGCGGCCACCAGATTGCGCCCGGCTCTCTCGGGCGGGACTTGCACTAAGACTGTGTGGCCGCCAGATGGTGTCCGAGACCGCGGCTTCGAGGGCAGTGCCCCCCCACAAGGCGGAGCCCGGCGGGTCCGCGAGTCCGAGACCCGTCCCAGGAGCTCCAGCGCACGTGACCTACCGCCACCTCCTGCACGCGCCATGACCCAGCCAATGCCCCGGCTCTCCGTGCCCGCCGCGCTGGCCCTGGGCTCAGCCGCGCTGGGCGCCGCCTTCGCCACCGGCCTCTTCCTAGGTGAGCAGGACCCGGACCCCGCGGGCGAGCAAGTGGGCGGGCTCAGAGGAGGGCGGGGCACGGCTCAGGTTAACTCCTGCGACCGCGGAGCCCCGGGCCCTGACCCAGCACCCTCTCCCTACAGGGAGGCGGTGGCCCTCATGGCGAGGCCTGCGAGAGCTGCACCTGCTTCCCCCCGAGGACAGCCCCCTGTGGCAGTATCTGCTGAGCCGCTCCATGCGGGAGCACCCGGCGCTACGAAGCCTGAGGCTGGTCAGTAGGGCTCGGGGCGGGAACTGGCGTCCACCTCGGGCCCAGCGGGTCCCACGTGGCGTTGTGACCTTGGGCTAGGCCGTGGCCCTCTCTGGGCTTCCGGCTTCcccgggctgggtgcggtgggtgTTCTCGGAGGGCCCTTCCCCCAGACCACGCCCAGAACCGCTCCCTTGGGGGCTTGGGACCCCAGGACGGCGGCGGATGACCGACAGGGCTGGTACCGCCCTCTCCCTTCACGCAGCTGACCCTGGAGCAGCCACAGGGGGATTCCATGATGACCTGCGAGCAGGCCCAGCTCCTGGCCAACCTGACGCGGCTCATCCAGGCTAAGAAGGCGCTGGATCTGGGTAGGGGCACGCGGCTGGGATCCCGGAGGGCCTTGGTTATAGGGCTGACCCCCACTCTGGGCTGAGCCCGTCTGTGTCCCCGTCCCAGGCACCTTCACGGGCTACTCCGCCCTGGCGCTGGCCCTGGCGCTGCCCGCGGATGGGCGCGTGGTGACCTGCGAGGTGGACGCGCAGCCCCCGGAGCTGGGGCGGCCCCTGTGGAGGCAGGTGAGCGCCCGCACCGAGCCCCGCAGCCCCGGGCGAGGGCGCAACGGCTGACCCGCTCCCTCTGCAGGCCGAGGCGGAGCACAAGATCGACCTCCGGCTGAAGCCCGC
It contains:
- the COMTD1 gene encoding catechol O-methyltransferase domain-containing protein 1 isoform X2, whose translation is MTQPMPRLSVPAALALGSAALGAAFATGLFLGRRWPSWRGLRELHLLPPEDSPLWQYLLSRSMREHPALRSLRLLTLEQPQGDSMMTCEQAQLLANLTRLIQAKKALDLGTFTGYSALALALALPADGRVVTCEVDAQPPELGRPLWRQAEAEHKIDLRLKPALETLDELLAAGEAGTFDVAVVDADKENCAAYYERCLQLLRPGGILAVLRIVSPRTR
- the COMTD1 gene encoding catechol O-methyltransferase domain-containing protein 1 isoform X1 — its product is MTQPMPRLSVPAALALGSAALGAAFATGLFLGRRWPSWRGLRELHLLPPEDSPLWQYLLSRSMREHPALRSLRLLTLEQPQGDSMMTCEQAQLLANLTRLIQAKKALDLGTFTGYSALALALALPADGRVVTCEVDAQPPELGRPLWRQAEAEHKIDLRLKPALETLDELLAAGEAGTFDVAVVDADKENCAAYYERCLQLLRPGGILAVLRVLWRGKVLQPTQGDVAAQCVRNLNERIRRDVRVYISLLPLGDGLTLAFKI